One Bacillota bacterium genomic window carries:
- a CDS encoding LemA family protein, with translation MKKGLLIIVAIVLIFALTGFGSYNRLVAIDEGVNGKWSQVENQLQRRADLIPNLVETVKGFAAHEEKVLSDVSEARAKLAGAQTVRETAEADAELSSALSRLLVVVENYPTLKADANFRQLQDELAGTENRIAVARMDYNTAVEGYNGTIRRFPTTIWARLLGFAPREYFQAEESAHKAPEVKF, from the coding sequence GTGAAGAAAGGTCTATTAATCATAGTTGCGATTGTGTTGATATTTGCACTTACCGGCTTTGGCAGCTATAATCGCCTGGTAGCTATTGATGAAGGTGTGAACGGCAAGTGGAGTCAGGTTGAAAATCAGCTGCAAAGGCGAGCCGACTTAATCCCGAATCTGGTAGAAACAGTGAAGGGCTTTGCCGCCCACGAGGAAAAAGTTCTGTCTGACGTTAGTGAGGCCCGGGCCAAATTGGCTGGAGCCCAAACGGTACGGGAGACAGCAGAAGCCGATGCTGAACTTAGCAGTGCTCTGAGCAGGTTGTTAGTGGTGGTGGAAAATTATCCCACTTTGAAAGCCGATGCTAATTTCCGGCAGCTTCAAGATGAACTGGCGGGCACCGAGAATCGTATTGCTGTGGCTCGCATGGATTATAACACCGCAGTGGAAGGCTATAATGGCACTATTCGCCGGTTTCCGACGACAATTTGGGCGCGTCTGTTAGGTTTTGCCCCTAGAGAGTATTTCCAAGCGGAGGAAAGTGCCCATAAGGCACCGGAAGTCAAGTTTTAG